CTCGACGGCGCGCACCTGGGCGTCGACGTAGCGCGTGTTCTCGTGGGTCCAGTGGGACTCGTAGAACCAGATGGCGACCGTCGGCGTGTCGGGATCGAGCGTGTCTACCAGCTCCTCGTACGATGCTCCAGGATGGTCCGGATGGTAGACCCCCTCCGTCGGAAGCGCCACGGGGTCGTCGTAGTCACACTCGAGTTCCCCGTACTCGTCGACGAGGAACCGGACGCAGTTCGCGACGTTGCTGGTCCCTCCCTTCTCCAAGTAGTCGTAGACTCGATCGCGGTCCCCCGCAGGGACGGACGTGTCCTCGAGCGCGTAGGCGTCACCGGTGGATTTGACGACCAGCGGGACGCCGGCCTCCTCCAGGCGACCGACGGCGTGGTCGTATCCCGGCATGCTCTCCTCGGCACCGTGCAGCCAGAAGATCGCCGCCGTCGCGTTGGCAAGTTCGTCGAGGAACGTATCGACGTCGCTCTGCTCCTCGAGATCGCTCTCCGAGCGAACGACCAGGTCGACGTCCGTTCGCGCCGCCGCCTGCTGGACGGCCCCGAGTTCGTTCTCGGTCGCGGTGTATAGGCCGATCGTTGGCATAACGTTGTTAAACCTCCATTGCGCTAATACAAGTATGATTGATTATGGCGAGGGCAAAAAAGCTTCGCACGGGCGGGGGGATGCGCTGTCCTTTTCGGAGATCGTCGGTCAGGAGGAACTCAAAAGGGCGTTACTGGCCGTCGCGGCGAACGACGACCTCGATGGCCTCCTCGTACAGGGCGAGAAGGGGACGGCGAAGTCCACGGCGGTGCGGGCGCTGACTGACCTCCTCCCGAGACAGGACGTCATCGAGGACTGTCCGTACGGCTGCCCGCCGGACGTGCCCGAACACCAGTGTGAGGACTGCCGTGAGCGTCCCGACCCGCCGACGGCCGAGCGACCGGTCCCGCTCGTGACGCTCCCGCTGGGGGCGACCCGCGAACGGGTGGTGGGAACGCTCTCCGTGGCGGATGCCCTCGGTGGTGACTACGAGTTCGACCCCGGACTGCTCGCCCGCGCGAACCGCGGCATCCTCTACGTCGACGAGGTGAACCTCCTCGACGACCACCTCGTCGACGTGTTGCTCGACGCGGCGGCGAGCGGGGTCAACAGAATCGAGCGTGACGGTATGAGCGTCTCCCATCCAGCCAGCTTCACGCTCGTGGGGACGATGAATCCCGAGGAGGGAGATCTCCGACCGCAGTTGCGCGATCGGTTCGCTCTCCAGGCGACGGTCACCGCCTGTGAGGACGTCGATCAGCGGGTCAGCATCATCGACCGGGCTATCGGACGAACGGACGGGGACGTACCGGAGCAGTCGACTGACGAGGGCGTGGGGAACGACGCCTTCCGAGACCGGCTGTGGCGGGCCCGCAATCGGCTCGCAGAGGTCGAGCTTTCGACGCAGTTCGCCCGGGAGATCGCGGAACTGTGTCGTGACTCGGGAGTCGACGGACACCGCGGAGACATCGCGACGGCGCGCGCCGCCATGACGTTCGCCGCCCTCGACGACCGCTCGACGGTCATCGAACCCGACGTCAGACGGGCGGCGGAGCTCGCGCTCCCGCACCGGCTTCGGTCACGGCCGTTCGAAGACGCCCCCAACCCCAGCGACCTCATCGACGAACACTTCGATGGTGAGGGGGAGAAGGAGGGTCAGGAGGAACGAGGGGGACAACCCGGTGAAGGGCAGTCCGAAGCCGACGGGGACCCTTCCGACGGGACGGACGATTCTGGAGACATCGAAAAAACAGCCACGCCGGACCCGACGGATCCCGACTCGTCCACCGAAAACGGTCGGCGCGACGAAGCCGAGACCGATACGTCACCCTCGGATCGGTGCGACGAGACGGGGACCGAGGGCGTCGAAGCGGAGACGACGGACGAGGGCCAGCAGGCTGACGAAAACGATGACGCGACGGACGGGACACCGATCGTTCCCGGTCAGTCCCATACCGACATCGGTGGCGGACGCGCTCCCGAACTGGCCGCGACCGACGCCGTCGAGAGCGCGAGAGCAGGTGGCGGCTCCCGGTCGCGGACGCGGCCACACGTCGACAACGAGGGAGTCCGGGTCCGGACTCAGCGTGCGGATTCGAGCCGGCGCATCGACGCCGCGGCCTCGGTTCGAGCGGCGTCCACCCGGGGGGCGTCGTCCGTCGAGTCGTGCGATCTCCGTCAATCCGTCCGCCAGAGCGATGCCTCCGCGCTGGTGGTGTTCGTCGTGGACGCGAGTGCGTCGATGCTCCCGGCGATGCGTGCGGCGAAGGGGACCGTCCTCGAACTCCTGAAGGACGCATACCGGAAGCGCGACGAAGTCGCGTTCGTCGCGTTCGCGGGCGAGGGGGCGACCGTGCTCCTCCCGCCGACGAACAGCGTCACCCTCGCCGCCCGACATCTCAAGGAACTGCCAACCGGCGACCGGACGCCGCTTCCCTCCGGCCTCCGAACCGCCGGCGACGTTCTCGACCGGGCCGAGCCGAACGCCAGCGTCGTCGTGCTGGTCACCGACGGACGGGCGAACGTCGCGGAAGAGAGCCCGGTTCGCGAGACGCGTGAAGCCGCGAGACGGTTGAGCGAGTTCGACCCGCACGTGGTCGTCGTCGACGCGAGCGACGGTGACCGATCCGGTCTAACGGGCTTGGTCGCCGACGAAACGGACGGCGAACGCGTCCCGCTCTCCGTACTGTCCGCCGAACGAATCGATGCGGCCGTCGATATCGCACGCGAAAGGTAGGTTTGGCTCGTCCGGAAGTTTTACAACCTCATTTGATTATGTGCAAGTGTGGTTTAGAATGGCGACTGCCAACAATACCGTTCACGGTCGTATCGAACAGGCTCGCATGGAATTAACGCCGACGCAGGTGGCCGTCGGACTCGCTCTCGTTGCCGCGCTCGGATTCGCACTCCTGTTCGTGCAAGAGCCGATGCTGCACGATTCGATGCACAACTTCCGGCACGCGGCGGGGATAACCTGCCACTGATCATGCTCGCTACCCATCTGAAGCGAGGGGTGAAGGCAGGGGTGGTTGCTGGGCTGGTATTCGGTCTTTTCATGGCACTCGTCGCCAATCCGCTCGTCGCCTTCGCCGACGAACTCGGACACGAGAGAGGCCACGCTGTCGGTGAGCATCACGAACACGCGGCCGGTGAACACCACGAGGATCATGGTGGAGAACACCACGACAGCGCCGTCTCGATGACGGTTACGAACGGCGTGAGTGTCGTCTCCGGCGTTCTCTGGGGCGTCCTCCTCGGTGGCGTCGTCTTCGGGATCGCCTACTACTTCCTCGAACCTGCGATCCCGGGAACCGGTGGAGCGAAGAGCTATCTCCTGGCTGCGGCTGGCTTCGTCACCGTCTCGGGAGCGCCGTGGCTCGTGCTTCCACCCCAGCCGCCGGGCGTCGCACAGACGCTCCCCACGGAGACGCGTCTCGCCCTCTATGGAGGGATGATGGTCGTCGGCGCGGTTGTCTGCCTGCTAGCGGGGTTCGCGTACGGTCGACTCCGGGGGGCGCATGGCCGGATCACGGCCGCCGGTATCGCGGTGCTCCCCTTTGGCCTGCTCGCGATTCCAGTCGTTCTCGCGCCGTCGAACCCCGTGGAGAGTACACTCCCTCCCGAACTGGCGACCGGACTGATTGGGATAACGGTCTTCGGGCAGGCGATGCTCTGGCTCCTCCTCGCGGGTATCCACGCCCGATTCCGTCGCCCCTCGAAGGATGATCGAGCCGCCGAGACCGTACCCACACCTACCGAGACGACGGTCACCGGGGACTGATGCAGGAGCGAACCGATGACGTCCACGAGAACGGGTTCTCCGACCACGTGCTCGTCTGTACGAACGACCGCGACTCGGAGTACGCCTGCTGTGCGGAGGCACACGGCAGCGAGG
Above is a genomic segment from Halalkalicoccus sp. NIPERK01 containing:
- a CDS encoding ATP-binding protein, with the protein product MIDYGEGKKASHGRGDALSFSEIVGQEELKRALLAVAANDDLDGLLVQGEKGTAKSTAVRALTDLLPRQDVIEDCPYGCPPDVPEHQCEDCRERPDPPTAERPVPLVTLPLGATRERVVGTLSVADALGGDYEFDPGLLARANRGILYVDEVNLLDDHLVDVLLDAAASGVNRIERDGMSVSHPASFTLVGTMNPEEGDLRPQLRDRFALQATVTACEDVDQRVSIIDRAIGRTDGDVPEQSTDEGVGNDAFRDRLWRARNRLAEVELSTQFAREIAELCRDSGVDGHRGDIATARAAMTFAALDDRSTVIEPDVRRAAELALPHRLRSRPFEDAPNPSDLIDEHFDGEGEKEGQEERGGQPGEGQSEADGDPSDGTDDSGDIEKTATPDPTDPDSSTENGRRDEAETDTSPSDRCDETGTEGVEAETTDEGQQADENDDATDGTPIVPGQSHTDIGGGRAPELAATDAVESARAGGGSRSRTRPHVDNEGVRVRTQRADSSRRIDAAASVRAASTRGASSVESCDLRQSVRQSDASALVVFVVDASASMLPAMRAAKGTVLELLKDAYRKRDEVAFVAFAGEGATVLLPPTNSVTLAARHLKELPTGDRTPLPSGLRTAGDVLDRAEPNASVVVLVTDGRANVAEESPVRETREAARRLSEFDPHVVVVDASDGDRSGLTGLVADETDGERVPLSVLSAERIDAAVDIARER
- a CDS encoding CbtB domain-containing protein — its product is MATANNTVHGRIEQARMELTPTQVAVGLALVAALGFALLFVQEPMLHDSMHNFRHAAGITCH
- a CDS encoding CbtA family protein, whose amino-acid sequence is MLATHLKRGVKAGVVAGLVFGLFMALVANPLVAFADELGHERGHAVGEHHEHAAGEHHEDHGGEHHDSAVSMTVTNGVSVVSGVLWGVLLGGVVFGIAYYFLEPAIPGTGGAKSYLLAAAGFVTVSGAPWLVLPPQPPGVAQTLPTETRLALYGGMMVVGAVVCLLAGFAYGRLRGAHGRITAAGIAVLPFGLLAIPVVLAPSNPVESTLPPELATGLIGITVFGQAMLWLLLAGIHARFRRPSKDDRAAETVPTPTETTVTGD